A region of Massilia sp. KIM DNA encodes the following proteins:
- a CDS encoding ABC transporter substrate-binding protein has product MRLTRRKIMGAAMAASIVASAPAFAAKPLTIGFSQVGAESEWRTANTASIKDAARKAGVNLKFADAQQRQENQVKAIRSFIAQRVDVIAFSPVVESGWDTVLREAKAAKIPVILSDRAVKVSDPSLYVTFIGSDFVEEGRRAARWLVEHAKKNPNRSYNIVELQGTVGSAPALDRKAGFAEVIAGNPKFKIIRSQTGDFTRAKGKEVMEAFLKSEGKNINVLYAHNDDMAIGAIQAIEEAGLKPGKDILVVSIDGVRGAFEAMLQGKLNVTVECNPLIGPQLIQLAQQVKAGKPVPKRVTVNEGVFPAEVAAKEFPNRKY; this is encoded by the coding sequence ATGAGACTCACCCGCAGGAAGATCATGGGCGCGGCCATGGCGGCATCGATCGTCGCCAGCGCCCCCGCCTTCGCGGCCAAACCGCTCACCATCGGCTTTTCCCAGGTCGGGGCCGAAAGCGAGTGGCGCACCGCGAACACCGCGTCGATCAAGGACGCCGCCAGGAAGGCGGGCGTCAACCTCAAGTTCGCCGACGCCCAGCAGCGCCAGGAAAACCAGGTCAAGGCGATCCGCTCCTTCATCGCCCAGCGCGTCGACGTGATCGCCTTCTCGCCGGTGGTCGAATCGGGCTGGGACACGGTGCTGCGCGAAGCGAAGGCCGCCAAGATCCCCGTCATCCTGAGCGACCGCGCGGTCAAGGTCAGCGACCCCTCGCTCTACGTCACCTTCATCGGCTCGGACTTCGTGGAAGAGGGCCGCCGCGCCGCGCGCTGGCTGGTCGAGCACGCGAAGAAGAACCCGAACCGCAGCTACAACATCGTCGAGCTGCAGGGCACGGTCGGCTCGGCGCCGGCCCTGGACCGCAAGGCGGGCTTCGCCGAAGTCATCGCCGGCAACCCTAAATTCAAGATCATCCGCTCCCAGACTGGCGACTTCACCCGCGCCAAGGGCAAGGAAGTGATGGAAGCCTTCCTCAAGTCCGAGGGCAAGAACATCAACGTGCTGTACGCACACAACGACGACATGGCCATCGGCGCGATCCAGGCCATCGAGGAAGCGGGCCTGAAACCGGGCAAGGACATCCTGGTGGTCTCGATCGACGGCGTGCGCGGCGCGTTCGAGGCCATGTTGCAGGGCAAGCTGAACGTGACGGTGGAGTGCAATCCGCTGATCGGACCGCAGCTGATCCAGCTCGCGCAGCAGGTCAAGGCCGGCAAGCCGGTGCCCAAGCGCGTCACCGTGAACGAGGGTGTGTTCCCAGCTGAAGTCGCGGCCAAGGAATTCCCGAACCGTAAATACTGA
- a CDS encoding ABC transporter permease has translation MSVKDETRRPAPPASPASPAAAPAPAAASPAASRFAAALAHPLFRPLAALAALLLIDFFLIPGFFHLEIKDGHLYGSLVDIVNRAAPLMLAAIGMTLVIATRGIDISVGAVVALSGTVAAMLVGGTMVINNGVPEYVAQTPMALALLAAMGAALLCGLWNGALVAGLGLQPIVATLILMVAGRGLAQLLTDGQIVTVYYQPYFFLGSGYLLGLPFALFVVAAVFAVTSLLMRRTALGLFIQSVGINPVAARLAGIRTAALIVFVYVFSAACAGMAGLMISSNVKSADANNAGLLLELDAILAVTLGGTSLAGGKFSLVGSLIGALIIQTLTYTIYSLGVPPEVNMVVKSVVVFLVCISQSDQFKQLWKRRAA, from the coding sequence ATGAGCGTCAAGGACGAGACCCGGCGTCCTGCGCCCCCCGCTTCCCCTGCCTCGCCCGCGGCCGCGCCGGCGCCGGCGGCGGCGTCGCCCGCTGCCTCCCGATTCGCGGCGGCACTGGCCCATCCGCTGTTCCGGCCGCTCGCCGCCCTGGCCGCGCTGCTGCTGATCGACTTCTTCCTCATCCCCGGCTTCTTCCACCTCGAGATCAAGGACGGCCACCTGTACGGCAGCCTGGTCGACATCGTCAACCGCGCCGCGCCGCTGATGCTGGCAGCGATCGGCATGACCCTGGTGATCGCCACGCGCGGCATCGACATCTCGGTGGGCGCGGTGGTGGCGCTGTCCGGCACGGTGGCGGCGATGCTGGTCGGCGGCACCATGGTCATCAACAACGGCGTGCCCGAATACGTGGCCCAGACCCCGATGGCGCTGGCCCTGCTGGCCGCCATGGGCGCGGCCCTGCTGTGCGGGCTGTGGAACGGCGCCCTGGTGGCGGGACTAGGCCTGCAGCCCATCGTCGCGACCCTGATCCTGATGGTGGCGGGGCGCGGCCTGGCCCAGTTGCTGACGGACGGGCAGATCGTGACCGTCTACTACCAGCCCTACTTTTTCCTCGGCAGCGGCTACCTGCTCGGCTTGCCGTTCGCGCTGTTCGTGGTGGCCGCGGTGTTCGCGGTGACCAGCCTGCTGATGCGGCGCACCGCCCTGGGCCTGTTCATCCAGTCGGTCGGCATCAACCCGGTGGCGGCGCGCCTGGCGGGCATCCGCACGGCGGCGCTGATCGTGTTCGTGTACGTGTTCTCGGCGGCCTGCGCCGGCATGGCGGGCCTGATGATCAGCTCCAACGTCAAGAGCGCCGACGCCAACAACGCCGGCCTGCTGCTCGAACTGGACGCGATCCTGGCCGTCACCCTGGGCGGCACCTCGCTCGCCGGCGGCAAGTTTTCGCTGGTGGGCAGCCTGATCGGGGCGCTGATCATCCAGACGCTCACGTACACCATCTATTCGCTGGGCGTGCCGCCCGAGGTCAACATGGTCGTCAAGTCGGTCGTCGTGTTCCTGGTCTGCATCTCGCAGTCCGACCAGTTCAAGCAGTTGTGGAAGCGGAGGGCGGCATGA
- a CDS encoding glycoside hydrolase family 97 protein yields MNASCRIPLAIIALLCAQAQAATLSSPDRRIKVDVSVSANGTLSYAVTRDGKPVILPSPLGLTLQGADFGGKLTVAAESAVRPVRDAYELATAKKRRISYQANEQTYTVRNAAGQTMEVVFRASDDGIAFRYAVRDPRLARKQFVSESTGFAFDPQAKAWLQPMAVAQTGWSNTNPSYEEHYQREIPVGTPSTLGAGWVFPALFRTGDTWVALTEAGMDGSFHASRLASQSLGGVYRLAPPAAAEVFTKGGLLAESRGDLLTPWRIVALGTLKTLVESTLGTDLAAPAIAIDQARIQPGHAAWSWALLKDDGTVFEVQKRFVDFAADMKWDYALVDADWDRKIGYEKLGELVRYAEARKVGILVWYNSSGDWNKTPYSPKSALLTPAQRQKEFARLRELGVKGVKIDFFAGDGRSMIAYYVDILNDAAKAGLLVNFHGSTLPRGWSRTYPNLMTAEAVRGFEFATFGQRDQDAVATHAAMLPFTRNLFDPMDFTPVVFGDIPKIKRATRNGFELAQSVLFLSGIQHFAERPEGMAGVPPAVKTLLQDLPRSWDDVRFIDGYPGRYAILARRSGDSWYVAGFNADDSERSFDLDLSFLAGRSGTLVTDGKGERSFADTAIRAGKNRITIQAHGGFVAVFK; encoded by the coding sequence ATGAACGCAAGCTGCCGTATCCCGCTGGCCATCATCGCCCTGCTGTGCGCCCAGGCCCAGGCCGCCACGCTGAGCAGCCCCGACCGCCGCATCAAGGTCGACGTCTCCGTGTCCGCCAACGGCACCCTGAGCTACGCCGTCACGCGCGACGGCAAGCCGGTCATCCTGCCGTCCCCCCTCGGCTTGACACTGCAGGGCGCCGACTTCGGCGGCAAGCTCACCGTCGCCGCCGAATCGGCCGTCAGGCCCGTCCGGGACGCCTACGAGCTCGCCACGGCGAAGAAGCGCCGCATCAGCTACCAGGCCAACGAACAGACCTATACCGTGCGCAACGCGGCGGGCCAGACCATGGAAGTGGTGTTCCGCGCATCCGACGACGGCATCGCCTTCCGCTACGCCGTGCGCGACCCCAGGCTGGCCCGCAAGCAGTTCGTGAGCGAATCCACCGGCTTCGCTTTCGACCCCCAGGCCAAGGCCTGGCTGCAGCCGATGGCGGTCGCCCAGACCGGCTGGAGCAACACCAATCCGTCCTACGAAGAGCACTACCAGCGCGAGATCCCGGTCGGCACCCCGTCGACCCTGGGCGCCGGCTGGGTCTTCCCGGCCCTGTTCCGCACCGGCGACACCTGGGTGGCCCTGACCGAAGCGGGCATGGACGGCAGCTTCCACGCGTCGCGCCTGGCCTCGCAGTCGCTCGGCGGCGTCTACCGCCTCGCGCCGCCGGCCGCCGCGGAGGTGTTCACCAAGGGCGGCCTGCTGGCCGAAAGCCGCGGCGATCTTCTGACGCCCTGGCGCATCGTGGCCCTGGGCACGCTCAAGACCCTGGTCGAGTCCACCCTCGGCACCGACCTCGCGGCGCCCGCCATCGCCATCGACCAGGCGCGCATCCAGCCGGGTCACGCGGCCTGGAGCTGGGCCCTGCTCAAGGATGACGGCACCGTGTTCGAGGTGCAGAAGCGCTTCGTCGACTTCGCCGCCGACATGAAATGGGACTACGCGCTGGTCGACGCCGACTGGGACCGCAAGATCGGCTACGAGAAGCTGGGAGAGCTGGTGCGCTATGCCGAAGCCAGGAAGGTCGGCATCCTGGTCTGGTACAACTCCTCGGGCGACTGGAACAAGACGCCGTACAGCCCCAAGAGCGCCTTGCTCACGCCTGCCCAGCGCCAGAAGGAGTTCGCCCGCCTGCGCGAGCTTGGCGTCAAGGGCGTCAAAATCGACTTCTTCGCCGGCGACGGCAGGTCGATGATCGCCTACTACGTCGACATCCTGAACGACGCCGCCAAAGCTGGCCTGCTGGTGAACTTCCACGGATCGACCCTGCCGCGCGGCTGGTCGCGCACCTATCCCAACCTGATGACGGCGGAGGCGGTGCGCGGCTTCGAATTCGCGACCTTCGGCCAGCGCGACCAGGACGCCGTCGCCACCCACGCCGCCATGCTGCCCTTCACCCGCAACCTGTTCGATCCGATGGACTTCACTCCCGTGGTATTCGGCGACATCCCCAAGATCAAGCGCGCCACCCGCAACGGCTTCGAGCTGGCCCAGTCGGTGCTGTTCCTGTCCGGGATCCAGCATTTCGCCGAGCGCCCCGAAGGCATGGCCGGCGTGCCGCCCGCCGTGAAAACCCTGCTGCAGGACCTGCCGCGCAGCTGGGACGACGTGCGCTTCATCGACGGCTATCCGGGCCGCTACGCCATCCTCGCGCGCCGCAGCGGCGACAGCTGGTACGTGGCCGGCTTCAATGCCGACGACAGCGAACGCAGCTTCGATCTCGACCTGTCCTTCCTGGCAGGACGCAGCGGCACCCTGGTCACGGACGGGAAGGGCGAACGCAGCTTCGCCGACACCGCCATCCGGGCCGGCAAGAACAGGATCACCATCCAAGCGCACGGCGGCTTCGTCGCCGTATTCAAATAG
- a CDS encoding glycoside hydrolase family 127 protein, whose amino-acid sequence MKTRLAALSLLVLGAWAQAAELFPLSDVRLTPGPFLDAQTTDLNYLMAMEPDRLLAPFLREAGLAPRKPGYGNWESSGLDGHMGGHYLSALAMMHASTGDGEVLRRLNYFVAELKRAQQANGDGYLGGIPGGRQVWRDVAAGKLEADNFSVNGKWVPWYNLHKVYAGLRDAYRYAGNEDARAMLIQLSDWALGLSARLSDEQMQRMLRSEHGGMNEIFADVAAMTGERKYLDLALRFSHQAILAPLAKGDDKLTGLHANTQIPKVIGFKRIADLASDRSFTLEQRADLDHAAQFFWQTVVGHRTVAIGGNSVKEHFHDRQDFGPMIDEVEGPETCNTYNMLKLTQMLFQSEQKGSYGDYYERALYNHILASQRPGGGFVYFTPMRPNHYRVYSQVDQGMWCCVGSGIESHAKYGEFIYAHEGDALFVNLFIPSTLHWRARGVKLTQSTSFPDTDSTRLTVEEGGTFTMKIRYPGWVAPGSMRIAVNGKAVPVDGQPGGYVSLARAWKKGDRVDVRLPMRTRLERMPDQSNYYAVLHGPVVLAARTRLFGDDKLNFLADDSRMGHIASGQICPLEAAPLFVSDTQDFIRRFKPVKGKPLTFTAPGLVHGADGARTEFVPFFRLHESRYTMYWQHATPAGLRQIQEANAAREAERLALDARTIDQVAPGEQQPEADHFYQGEGGEAGISHGRHWRRASKWFSYELKDPRREAKLLRLSFAKADAGRQFDLLVNGELLASVTLDGDGPEALYSRDFPIPAPVLAAGKGALSVKFLTRAGSKPATLYGLRLLR is encoded by the coding sequence ATGAAGACCCGACTCGCCGCGCTGTCCCTCCTGGTCCTGGGCGCCTGGGCGCAGGCGGCGGAGTTGTTCCCGCTGTCCGACGTGCGCCTGACGCCCGGTCCCTTCCTCGACGCCCAGACCACCGACCTGAACTACCTGATGGCGATGGAGCCCGACCGGCTGCTCGCGCCTTTCCTGCGCGAGGCCGGACTGGCGCCGCGCAAGCCGGGCTACGGCAACTGGGAGTCGTCCGGACTGGATGGCCACATGGGCGGCCACTACCTGTCGGCCCTGGCCATGATGCATGCCTCGACCGGCGACGGCGAGGTGCTGCGCCGCCTGAACTACTTCGTGGCGGAGCTCAAGCGCGCCCAGCAAGCCAATGGCGACGGCTACCTGGGCGGCATTCCCGGCGGCCGCCAGGTCTGGCGCGACGTCGCCGCCGGCAAGCTCGAGGCGGACAATTTTTCCGTCAACGGCAAGTGGGTGCCCTGGTATAACCTGCACAAGGTCTACGCCGGCTTGCGCGACGCCTACCGCTACGCCGGCAACGAGGACGCGCGCGCCATGCTGATCCAGTTGTCCGACTGGGCGCTGGGCCTGAGCGCGCGCCTGTCCGACGAACAGATGCAGCGCATGCTGCGCAGCGAGCATGGCGGCATGAACGAGATCTTCGCCGACGTGGCCGCGATGACGGGCGAGCGCAAATACCTCGACCTCGCGCTGCGCTTCTCGCACCAGGCCATCCTCGCGCCCCTGGCCAAGGGCGACGACAAGCTCACCGGCCTGCACGCGAACACCCAGATCCCCAAGGTGATCGGCTTCAAGCGCATCGCCGACCTGGCGTCCGACCGCAGTTTCACGCTCGAGCAGCGCGCGGACCTGGACCATGCGGCGCAATTCTTCTGGCAGACCGTGGTCGGGCACCGCACGGTGGCTATCGGCGGCAACAGCGTCAAGGAGCATTTCCACGACCGCCAGGATTTCGGCCCCATGATCGACGAGGTCGAGGGCCCGGAGACCTGCAACACCTACAACATGCTCAAGCTGACCCAGATGCTGTTCCAGTCGGAGCAGAAGGGCAGCTATGGGGACTATTACGAGCGCGCGCTCTACAACCACATCCTGGCCTCGCAGCGGCCGGGCGGCGGCTTCGTCTACTTCACGCCGATGCGGCCCAATCACTACCGGGTGTATTCCCAGGTGGACCAGGGCATGTGGTGCTGCGTCGGCTCGGGCATCGAAAGCCACGCCAAGTACGGCGAATTCATCTACGCGCACGAGGGCGACGCGCTGTTCGTGAACCTGTTCATCCCCTCGACCCTGCACTGGCGGGCGCGCGGCGTCAAGCTCACCCAGAGCACCAGTTTTCCCGACACGGACAGCACCCGCCTGACGGTGGAGGAGGGCGGGACCTTCACGATGAAGATCCGCTACCCGGGCTGGGTCGCTCCCGGCAGCATGCGGATCGCGGTCAACGGCAAGGCCGTGCCGGTCGACGGCCAGCCCGGCGGCTACGTGAGCCTGGCGCGCGCGTGGAAGAAGGGCGACCGGGTGGACGTCCGCCTGCCGATGCGCACGCGGCTGGAGCGGATGCCGGACCAGTCCAATTACTACGCCGTGCTGCACGGCCCGGTGGTGCTGGCGGCGCGCACCCGCCTGTTCGGCGACGACAAGCTGAACTTCCTGGCCGACGACTCGCGCATGGGCCATATCGCCAGCGGCCAGATCTGCCCGCTGGAGGCGGCGCCGCTCTTCGTCAGCGATACCCAGGACTTCATCCGCAGGTTCAAGCCGGTCAAGGGCAAGCCGCTGACCTTCACCGCGCCCGGCCTGGTGCATGGGGCCGATGGCGCGAGGACCGAGTTCGTCCCGTTCTTCCGCCTGCACGAGTCGCGCTACACGATGTACTGGCAGCACGCGACGCCGGCCGGCCTGCGGCAGATCCAGGAAGCCAACGCCGCCCGCGAGGCCGAGCGGCTGGCGCTGGACGCGCGCACCATCGACCAGGTGGCCCCGGGCGAGCAGCAGCCGGAGGCCGATCATTTCTACCAGGGGGAGGGCGGCGAGGCGGGCATCAGCCATGGCCGCCACTGGCGCCGCGCCAGCAAGTGGTTCAGCTATGAACTCAAGGATCCGCGGCGCGAGGCCAAGCTACTGCGGCTGAGCTTCGCGAAGGCGGACGCGGGGCGGCAGTTCGACCTCCTCGTCAACGGCGAACTGCTGGCCTCCGTCACGCTGGACGGGGATGGCCCGGAAGCGCTGTACAGCCGCGACTTCCCCATCCCGGCCCCGGTGCTCGCGGCGGGCAAGGGCGCGCTCAGCGTGAAGTTCCTCACCAGGGCGGGCTCGAAGCCAGCCACCCTGTATGGCTTGCGCCTGCTGCGCTGA
- a CDS encoding SDR family NAD(P)-dependent oxidoreductase: MNRLAKYPSLQGKRVFVTGGGTGIGEAIVSAFVEQGAVVAFVDIAKQASEALCERLGAAGYPAPVFRHCDITDIPALQRTMAELAEQLGDFEVLVNNAANDQRHDIQDVSLDYWNERIAINQRPMFFTIQSVLPGMKRKGGGSIINFSSMSWHAKGAGYPVYATTKAAVIGLTRSLARDLGPFGVRVNTVTPGWVMTQRQLDLWVDAAAEEEIKKAQCLPGKLMPDDVVRMVLFLGADDSRMCTAQDFVVDAGWT; encoded by the coding sequence ATGAACCGATTAGCGAAGTATCCCAGCCTGCAGGGCAAGCGCGTGTTCGTCACGGGCGGCGGCACCGGCATCGGCGAAGCGATCGTGAGCGCCTTCGTGGAGCAGGGCGCGGTGGTCGCCTTCGTGGACATCGCGAAGCAGGCCAGCGAGGCGCTGTGCGAGCGGCTGGGCGCGGCCGGCTATCCGGCCCCGGTGTTCCGTCACTGCGACATCACCGACATTCCGGCGCTGCAGCGCACGATGGCCGAGCTGGCCGAACAGCTGGGCGACTTCGAGGTGCTGGTCAACAATGCCGCCAACGACCAGCGCCACGACATCCAGGACGTCTCGCTCGACTACTGGAACGAGCGCATCGCCATCAACCAGCGTCCGATGTTCTTCACCATCCAGTCGGTGCTGCCGGGGATGAAGAGGAAGGGCGGGGGATCGATCATCAATTTCAGCTCCATGTCCTGGCATGCCAAGGGCGCGGGCTATCCGGTGTACGCGACCACCAAGGCGGCCGTGATCGGCCTGACGCGCAGCCTGGCGCGCGACCTCGGCCCCTTCGGTGTGCGCGTCAATACGGTGACGCCTGGCTGGGTGATGACCCAGCGCCAGCTCGACCTGTGGGTGGACGCGGCGGCCGAAGAGGAGATCAAAAAGGCGCAGTGCCTGCCGGGCAAGCTGATGCCGGACGACGTGGTCCGCATGGTGCTCTTCCTCGGGGCCGACGACAGCAGGATGTGCACGGCCCAGGACTTCGTGGTGGATGCGGGGTGGACTTGA
- a CDS encoding alpha-N-arabinofuranosidase, whose protein sequence is MNLLKPTILAFALAAVPAFAQVSVTVDTTKPGPVINRNVYGQFAEHLGTGIYEGLWVGPQSKIPNTRGWRNDVVGALKELKVPLVRWPGGCFADEYHWRDGIGPRNKRPVKVNTHWGGVAEDNAVGTHEFFDLVEILGTEAYVNGNLGSGTPQEMAEWLEYMTSDSKSTLAEQRRKNGRDKPFKVAYFGIGNEAWGCGGNMKPEYYANLYNHYATFLKTPPGARPKIIASGGHGEDTTWTDVLSREAAKGTDGISFHYYTLPTGDWDKKGAATGFPESEWFSTIKQTMRMEDFVRRNVAVLDKNDPQKKLGFMVDEWGTWYDVEPGTNPGFLFQRNTLRDAVVAALNFNIFHAHAERVRMTMIAQMVNVLQAMIITDKEKMLLTPTYHTYKMYIPFQDATSLPVAVDNDVAYSVNGKSVPGISASAAKGKDGKTWVALVNTHPTRASEIQLNVASQNVSGVSGQILTADAMDAHNTFDKPQAIKPAAYSAKAANGKLTLKVPAKAVIVVSVDA, encoded by the coding sequence ATGAACTTACTCAAGCCCACCATCCTCGCCTTCGCCCTGGCGGCCGTGCCGGCCTTCGCCCAGGTGAGCGTCACGGTGGACACCACCAAGCCCGGCCCGGTCATCAACAGGAACGTGTACGGCCAGTTCGCCGAGCACCTGGGCACCGGCATCTACGAGGGCCTGTGGGTCGGCCCACAATCGAAGATCCCGAACACCCGCGGCTGGCGCAACGACGTGGTGGGCGCGCTGAAGGAGCTGAAGGTGCCGCTGGTGCGCTGGCCGGGCGGCTGCTTCGCCGACGAGTACCACTGGCGCGACGGCATCGGCCCGCGCAACAAGCGTCCGGTGAAGGTCAACACCCACTGGGGCGGCGTGGCCGAGGACAACGCGGTCGGCACCCACGAATTCTTCGACCTGGTCGAGATCCTGGGCACCGAGGCCTACGTCAACGGCAACCTCGGCTCCGGCACGCCGCAGGAGATGGCCGAGTGGCTCGAGTACATGACCTCGGATTCCAAGTCGACCCTGGCCGAGCAGCGCCGCAAGAACGGCCGCGACAAGCCCTTCAAGGTCGCCTACTTCGGCATCGGCAACGAGGCCTGGGGCTGCGGCGGCAACATGAAGCCGGAGTATTACGCCAATCTGTACAACCACTACGCGACCTTCCTGAAGACGCCGCCGGGGGCGCGTCCGAAGATCATCGCCAGCGGCGGTCACGGCGAGGACACCACCTGGACCGACGTATTGAGCCGCGAAGCCGCCAAGGGCACGGACGGCATCAGCTTCCACTACTACACGCTGCCGACCGGCGACTGGGACAAGAAGGGCGCCGCCACCGGCTTCCCCGAGTCGGAATGGTTCTCGACCATCAAGCAGACCATGCGCATGGAAGATTTCGTCCGCCGCAACGTCGCCGTGCTGGACAAGAACGACCCGCAGAAGAAACTCGGCTTCATGGTGGACGAGTGGGGCACCTGGTACGACGTGGAGCCGGGCACCAATCCGGGCTTCCTGTTCCAGCGTAATACCCTGCGCGACGCGGTGGTGGCGGCCCTGAACTTCAACATCTTCCACGCCCATGCCGAGCGGGTGCGCATGACCATGATCGCGCAGATGGTGAACGTGCTGCAGGCGATGATCATCACCGACAAGGAGAAGATGCTGCTGACCCCGACCTACCACACCTACAAGATGTACATCCCCTTCCAGGATGCGACCTCGCTGCCGGTGGCGGTGGACAACGACGTGGCCTATTCGGTCAACGGCAAGAGCGTGCCGGGCATCAGCGCCTCGGCGGCCAAGGGCAAGGACGGCAAGACCTGGGTTGCCCTGGTCAACACCCACCCGACCCGCGCCAGCGAGATCCAGCTCAACGTGGCGAGCCAGAACGTCTCCGGGGTCAGCGGCCAGATCCTGACCGCCGACGCGATGGACGCCCACAACACCTTCGACAAGCCGCAGGCGATCAAGCCGGCCGCCTACAGCGCGAAAGCCGCGAACGGCAAGCTGACGCTGAAGGTGCCGGCCAAGGCGGTCATCGTGGTGTCGGTCGACGCCTGA
- a CDS encoding sugar ABC transporter ATP-binding protein: MPASTNAAPVLDVSGIHKQFPGVKALSDAGLRLYPGEVHTLMGQNGAGKSTLIKVLTGVYQPERGSIVLDGVAISPRSTQHAQDLGISTVYQEVNLCPNLSVAENIFIGRYPRRFGMIDWRRMRGEAAALLARLQVEIDVTRPLSAYPLAIQQMVAIARATSVSAKVLILDEPTSSLDEAEVQLLFSVLRSLREQGMAILFVTHFLDQTYAISDRITVMRNGEREGEYLCSELTRLALVNKMIGAPAEAPEQLPESACGDTSSNEVLLRAEGLARRGVLAPVDLAVRKGELLGLAGLLGSGRTETARLLFGADKADSGAIRIGGRERSFATPRDAIREGIGFCSEDRKHEGAILSLSVRENLILALQAREGLLRAIPLRRQQELAQHYVKQLGIKTASIETPIGSLSGGNQQKVLLARWLATDPKLLILDEPTRGIDVRAKQEIMDYVSTLCRKGMAILFISSELPEVLRVSDRIVVMRDRKACGEYRRGELDEHSVLHVIAGEGAA, from the coding sequence ATGCCCGCCTCGACCAACGCGGCGCCGGTGCTCGACGTTTCCGGCATCCACAAGCAGTTCCCGGGCGTGAAGGCGCTGTCGGATGCGGGCCTGCGCCTGTATCCGGGCGAAGTGCACACCCTGATGGGCCAGAACGGCGCCGGCAAGTCCACCCTGATCAAGGTGCTCACCGGCGTCTACCAGCCGGAACGCGGCAGCATCGTCCTCGACGGCGTGGCGATCTCGCCCCGTTCGACCCAGCATGCCCAGGACCTGGGCATCAGCACGGTCTACCAGGAAGTGAACCTGTGCCCGAACCTGTCGGTGGCCGAGAACATCTTCATCGGCCGCTACCCGCGCCGCTTCGGCATGATCGACTGGCGCCGCATGCGCGGCGAAGCCGCCGCGCTGCTGGCGCGCCTGCAGGTCGAGATCGACGTGACGCGCCCGCTGTCGGCCTATCCGCTGGCGATCCAGCAGATGGTCGCCATCGCCCGCGCCACCAGCGTCTCGGCCAAGGTGCTGATCCTCGACGAACCCACCTCCAGCCTGGACGAGGCCGAAGTGCAGCTGCTGTTCTCGGTGCTGCGCTCGCTGCGCGAGCAGGGCATGGCGATCCTGTTCGTCACCCACTTCCTCGACCAGACCTATGCGATCTCGGACCGCATCACGGTGATGCGCAACGGCGAGCGCGAAGGCGAATACCTGTGCAGCGAGCTGACGCGCCTGGCCCTGGTCAACAAGATGATCGGCGCGCCGGCCGAGGCGCCCGAGCAGTTGCCGGAAAGCGCCTGCGGCGACACCTCGTCGAACGAGGTCCTGCTGCGCGCCGAAGGCCTGGCGCGGCGCGGCGTGCTGGCGCCGGTCGACCTCGCGGTGCGCAAGGGCGAGCTGCTCGGCCTGGCCGGCCTGCTGGGGTCCGGCCGCACCGAGACCGCGCGCCTGCTGTTCGGCGCCGACAAGGCGGACAGCGGCGCGATCCGCATCGGCGGCCGTGAACGCAGCTTCGCCACCCCGCGCGACGCGATCCGCGAGGGCATCGGCTTCTGTTCGGAAGACCGCAAGCACGAAGGTGCGATCCTGTCGCTGTCGGTGCGCGAGAACCTGATCCTCGCCTTGCAGGCCAGGGAAGGCCTGCTGCGGGCGATCCCGCTGCGCCGCCAGCAGGAGCTGGCGCAGCACTACGTCAAACAGCTGGGGATCAAGACGGCCAGCATCGAAACGCCGATCGGCTCGCTCTCGGGCGGCAACCAGCAGAAGGTGCTGCTGGCGCGCTGGCTGGCGACCGATCCGAAGCTCCTGATCCTCGACGAACCCACGCGCGGCATCGATGTCCGCGCCAAGCAGGAGATCATGGACTACGTCAGCACCCTGTGCCGCAAGGGCATGGCCATCCTCTTCATCTCGTCCGAGCTGCCCGAGGTGCTGCGCGTGAGCGACCGCATCGTCGTCATGCGCGACCGCAAGGCCTGCGGCGAGTACCGCCGCGGCGAGCTCGACGAGCACTCGGTGCTGCACGTGATCGCAGGGGAGGGCGCGGCATGA